TTAACAatattgcttaaataagtatataaaagATTATATGTTGACCATATGTACCAAATATTGCATATAGTGCACTTTTTTAGgaatctaatttttgtttcaccATAGTTGTCATCCTTCATATGAATTATTGTGGAAATAGTTTTTTGCCAACTAAACTATTTTGATTCTTTTCGCAATAGTTTTATATGTTGCCCAAAAGGAGTTATTTTCTATGTTTCTCACATCCTTATCACTTATATAACGATATATAAAGACATCCTTTctctataatctatatatctCATCTTTCAATATCAAAGGAGtctccaaacaaaaacaattggtGGACTAACGTAATCTTCTAATTGGAACAGAAGTCATGGCAAAACTACTGTATTCGTACATGTTCATCTGCATGTTTGTTCTGACAGGTAAAATTTCGTATATGCCTTGTTACAGAACATTatgttacaaaaatttaaatttggtttttagctGATGTGTCTAGTAAACTGAACAATTTTAATTGCAttaataccaaattttttattttggtaacataatattaatttagttattaatattaatttagttattaatattaatttagttattaatattaatttagttattaaGATTTTCGGTTTCTTTATTTACGTGGTAAAAAATGCGATAGCATATGCTATATCAATTACTTCATATATTACTTTGAAATTGTAAGtattaacacaatttatttttgttttaggctTCTTGGCCTTTTCAAGTGCAAAGCTAAAAACATGTACTTCGGCCTTTCCGCTTCGCCACCCATGCGATCTTGAATCATGCATAAATGAGTGCTTTCGACTATTCAAGACTGGATTTGCAAGTTGTAGCAAAAACAAAGTTCTTTGCTTTTGTGATTACAATTGCAAAGCTTAATTGGACATATATACTCCACATGTATGTGATGTTCTTAACTAGAGCAAATTACTTTAATGTTAAGTACCTTGATTACTTTGATTCCATGTAACTGAAGGATATATTGTCCTATGAATAAAAAAGTTCTCAAATATTCCCCATCTTACtatacaataaaatcaaatttcttgTGATTTACCGAGCTCCGCGCGAGTTTTTAGGTTTAGACATATAGAATCTGTTCGtgtttttttatactttttggtCGGGTTCAGGTAATTCGGGTATACACGAAGTTAAACAaactataaaaaacaaaaaaaaacaaaactaatttttatttttttataatttttagaatatatatatatatatatatatatatatatatatatataaatataaatatttaacgtttCACATTAGCACAAATAAACTAAGAAGGCAAAATGATTTAAGATACACCCTTAAATGCTCAAATTTGATTCAAATCCATTGATAATTTAGGATATCAAACAACCTCTGCCATATAAGAAATGAGTACAATCCCTTCAATTGAACAAATGTGTTTTCAAATTTGTAAAGTGTCGTCAGATTCGTAAACCTTTCAATGTATCAAATACTGTAGTTTTCAAATGTATGTGTCCCAAACAagaggaacaacaacaaaattaaaagttaaaaagttgAATCTACCACGGTTAAAATTTGGAATTACGGTTCACTTTATATATTTGGACACAAAAAGTATGTcggaaaatgtaaaataaagagAGGGTTAaacattttctctttctaaacGGGAACGCCGGTTTAGATTCCGGCGGAGGAGATTTTAGGGAAGATGTTGAGATCACGGCGTTCACGTTCCCGTCACGGCGCACAAGCTTGCGCCGTTATGTCTGCCGTTCTTCTTCTCGCTTCCGTCTCACTTCTCTACACTCGTCTCTCACTCTTCTCGTCTCAGTCGCCGAATCACCTCCGCTCCGGCTCCGGCGAAGACGCTGTTCTGTTCCCGGAATCTATTCTCGTTTCAGATTCCGACGTCGTTGAAACCACCgccggaggaggaagaggatcTACTACGTCAACAGAGGATAGAATCGACGAGCACGACGACGCGATCGAAGACGACGGCGTTTCGAATGAGGAAGATGAGAATCAGGACGCGGAGCAAGAGCAAGAAGTGGATCTTAATCGGAACAagggctcttcttcttcttcttcttcttcttcttcttcttcttcgtcgtcgtcgtcgtcttcatcttctGGGTTTTACTTTGATCACGTTAACGGAGTGATCAGAAGATCTTCCAATAAACGATCGATCGATGAATGGGATTACGATTACTCAGGTTTTAGTATTGATTCGGATAATTCAGGAGATAAGACTAGAGCTGCGTTTGGATCTGATGATGTTCCTTTAGACGAATCGATTCGTAGGAAGATCGTTGAGGTTTCGAGTGTTGAAGATGCGTTGTTGTTGAAATCAGGGAAGAAGGTGTCGCCGTTGAGAGAAGGTTGGGGAGATTGGTTTGATAAGAAAGGTGATTTCTTGAGGAGAGATAGGATGTTTAAGTCCAATATAGAGACGTTGAATCCTTTGAATAATCCAATGTTGCAGGATCCTGATGGTGTTGGGATCACTGGATTGACTAGAGGGGATAAGGTTGTGCAGAAGTGGAGGTTGAATCAGATTAAAAGAAACCCTTTTATGGCTAAGAAGCCATTGAGTATTGTTGTTTCAGAGAAGAATGAACCAAAAGATGGAGttagagagagtagagaaaggATTAGGTTGGAGAGTAGTGTTGGTGAGATTAAG
The sequence above is a segment of the Camelina sativa cultivar DH55 chromosome 10, Cs, whole genome shotgun sequence genome. Coding sequences within it:
- the LOC109127000 gene encoding defensin-like protein 164 → MAKLLYSYMFICMFVLTGFLAFSSAKLKTCTSAFPLRHPCDLESCINECFRLFKTGFASCSKNKVLCFCDYNCKA